One Pseudobdellovibrionaceae bacterium genomic window carries:
- a CDS encoding metallophosphoesterase, with protein sequence MGNLKEFTDFEQAVEELGAPDSLYFAIPDLHGRVDLFEKCVRILAKASGHVVFLGDYIDRLPSWSLVNQLIELEARRPDYVILPGNHEWMCLEWYLENQLKIKSGKLAEVPVPEATLMAEWMEKNEVPREHIRFFERILRKRYHLSEKGNLLFVHAGVERSLKSKALESMDPDQFLWSRRMPVDYRGPTLIHGHTFAGSEPTVSLREVNLETRCWLNPSRPLTVGVFRDVPELEDPFQGIVKIYAD encoded by the coding sequence GTGGGGAATCTCAAAGAATTCACGGATTTCGAGCAGGCGGTCGAGGAGTTGGGTGCGCCCGATTCCTTGTATTTCGCCATTCCGGATCTGCACGGTCGTGTCGATCTGTTCGAGAAGTGCGTCCGCATCCTGGCGAAGGCTTCGGGTCACGTGGTGTTCCTTGGTGACTACATCGACCGGCTGCCGTCCTGGAGTCTGGTTAATCAGTTGATTGAACTCGAAGCGCGTCGACCCGACTACGTGATCTTGCCGGGAAACCACGAGTGGATGTGCTTGGAGTGGTATCTCGAGAATCAGCTCAAAATCAAATCCGGTAAACTCGCTGAAGTTCCCGTGCCGGAAGCGACTCTGATGGCCGAGTGGATGGAAAAAAATGAAGTCCCGCGCGAGCACATCCGCTTTTTCGAACGTATTCTGCGCAAACGTTATCATCTCTCCGAAAAGGGCAATCTGCTCTTCGTGCATGCCGGCGTGGAGCGTTCGTTGAAATCTAAAGCGCTGGAAAGTATGGATCCCGATCAATTTCTGTGGTCGCGCCGCATGCCGGTCGACTACCGCGGCCCGACGCTCATTCACGGACACACCTTCGCGGGCTCGGAGCCCACGGTGAGTTTGCGTGAAGTGAATCTCGAGACCCGTTGTTGGTTGAATCCGTCGCGGCCTTTGACCG